In the Advenella kashmirensis WT001 genome, one interval contains:
- a CDS encoding DUF3008 family protein: MPAKSQDQQQAAGAALAAKRGETKVSSLKGASKSMYDSMSEKELEELASTPRKGKPEHVGDKGRDRD; encoded by the coding sequence ATGCCGGCAAAATCTCAGGACCAGCAACAAGCCGCGGGCGCGGCACTGGCTGCCAAGCGCGGCGAAACAAAGGTGAGCAGTTTGAAAGGCGCGTCCAAATCGATGTATGACTCGATGTCGGAAAAGGAACTGGAAGAACTGGCTTCGACCCCTCGCAAGGGCAAGCCGGAACATGTCGGGGACAAGGGCAGGGACAGGGACTAA
- a CDS encoding ABC transporter ATP-binding protein: protein MENLRVQDIHKRFGNNEVLKGVSLLANKGDVISIIGSSGSGKSTLLRCINFLETPDSGRIFIHGQELRTVQRKGTLVPADRRQLQYMRTRLSMVFQHFNLWSHMTVQENITAAPVNVLGLSRQEAQARAESNLLKVGLSLDTMKKYPVHLSGGQQQRVAIARALALEPEVMLFDEPTSALDPELVGEVLRVMQKLAEEGRTMIIVTHEMAFARQVSSHVMFLHQGVVEEEGAPGQILSNPQSARLATFLAGNLK, encoded by the coding sequence ATGGAAAATTTACGCGTCCAGGATATTCACAAACGTTTCGGCAACAACGAGGTGCTCAAGGGCGTGTCGCTGCTGGCTAACAAGGGTGATGTAATCAGTATCATCGGCTCCAGCGGTTCAGGTAAAAGCACGCTACTGCGTTGTATCAATTTTCTGGAAACGCCCGATTCAGGCAGAATATTTATTCATGGGCAAGAGCTGCGCACCGTTCAGCGCAAGGGTACGCTGGTGCCGGCTGACCGCCGCCAATTGCAATATATGCGCACCCGGCTGTCCATGGTGTTCCAGCATTTCAATCTTTGGTCGCACATGACTGTGCAGGAGAACATTACGGCCGCGCCGGTCAATGTTCTGGGCCTGTCGCGTCAAGAGGCGCAGGCCAGGGCGGAAAGCAATCTGCTCAAGGTCGGGCTGAGCCTGGATACAATGAAAAAGTACCCGGTGCACCTGTCCGGCGGGCAACAGCAACGAGTAGCGATCGCGCGTGCACTGGCGCTGGAGCCAGAGGTCATGCTGTTTGACGAGCCCACTTCGGCCCTGGACCCGGAACTGGTTGGTGAAGTGCTGCGCGTGATGCAGAAACTGGCCGAGGAGGGGCGCACCATGATCATCGTGACACACGAGATGGCGTTTGCCCGCCAGGTGTCCAGTCATGTCATGTTTTTGCATCAGGGTGTGGTCGAAGAAGAGGGCGCGCCGGGCCAGATTCTGAGCAATCCTCAAAGCGCCCGGCTGGCGACCTTTCTGGCAGGAAATCTTAAGTAG
- a CDS encoding Bug family tripartite tricarboxylate transporter substrate binding protein: MPSTQGKSGWHTGRRRLGRWSGSYCPGPAGQASGTAVNKLNYIPQAGGADTVTGIVNGTLKAGISGISEFQQFAKSGRVKILGITSAERMKGLDAPTFKEAGYDVELANWRGVLGSVDMPEDNYKVWVDRFTKLNESDAWKQTMATQGWDQFFLAGPEFGSFIKDESDRINKILKDAGLAK; the protein is encoded by the coding sequence TTGCCAAGCACTCAAGGAAAATCCGGGTGGCACACCGGTAGGCGGCGGCTCGGCCGGTGGAGTGGATCATATTGCCCTGGCCCTGCTGGCCAGGCAAGCGGCACTGCAGTTAACAAACTCAATTACATCCCGCAGGCCGGCGGCGCCGATACCGTCACCGGTATTGTGAACGGCACACTCAAGGCCGGCATCTCGGGCATCTCCGAATTTCAGCAATTTGCCAAGTCCGGCCGCGTCAAAATACTGGGTATCACCTCGGCAGAGCGCATGAAAGGGCTGGATGCGCCCACCTTCAAAGAAGCCGGCTACGATGTCGAACTGGCAAACTGGCGTGGCGTTCTGGGTTCTGTGGACATGCCCGAAGACAACTACAAAGTTTGGGTTGACCGCTTCACCAAACTGAATGAGAGCGATGCCTGGAAGCAAACCATGGCCACTCAGGGTTGGGACCAGTTCTTCCTGGCCGGACCTGAATTTGGCAGCTTCATCAAGGATGAAAGTGACCGTATCAACAAAATCCTGAAGGACGCAGGTCTTGCAAAATAA
- a CDS encoding tautomerase family protein, translating into MPILQVQVTAGRSQQQKTAFLQNATKVIEQTLNAALPSIRISLQEVEQQDSIVAGQIGAEFVNIVAFLLAGRNDELKADFMAAINKAAVTSLDVSDTCIRTMVIDVAPEHMGVQEGLSAKAFRARSAS; encoded by the coding sequence ATGCCCATTCTTCAAGTTCAGGTCACTGCCGGCCGCAGCCAGCAACAAAAAACCGCCTTCCTGCAAAATGCCACCAAAGTCATAGAACAAACGCTGAATGCAGCCTTGCCCAGCATTCGTATTTCCCTGCAGGAAGTTGAGCAGCAGGATTCGATTGTCGCCGGCCAGATCGGTGCTGAATTCGTCAACATTGTGGCTTTCCTGCTTGCTGGCCGGAACGATGAACTCAAGGCTGATTTCATGGCAGCCATCAACAAAGCGGCCGTTACCTCGCTTGACGTATCCGATACCTGCATCCGCACAATGGTGATCGATGTTGCGCCGGAGCATATGGGCGTGCAGGAAGGCCTGAGCGCCAAGGCGTTTCGCGCCAGAAGCGCCAGCTGA
- a CDS encoding lysine/arginine/ornithine ABC transporter substrate-binding protein codes for MKKLFVAAMLAALLPTVVSAAPAKLRLGVDPTFAPFESVNPQGELVGIDIDMGKSICKRIEADCEWIRMNFDGVIPALKAKKIDGILSGMTITKEREKQVLFSDVMYASSTRLMVPANSEGLDTTAESLKGKTVGVVQGTTQAAYADKHWKGKGINLVSYQNDDLAKQDLALGRVDATLQDAAAATIFFDSPDGKNFKLVGAPVSDAEVFGNGNGIGLRKEDTELKGKIDKALADMKKDGEYAKILEATRNTASRNTNKRV; via the coding sequence ATGAAAAAACTTTTTGTTGCGGCAATGCTGGCTGCATTGTTACCGACAGTGGTGTCTGCGGCACCCGCCAAACTGCGTCTGGGCGTTGACCCCACGTTCGCTCCTTTCGAGTCGGTCAATCCACAGGGCGAGCTGGTTGGTATTGATATTGATATGGGTAAATCCATCTGTAAGCGCATTGAAGCTGACTGCGAATGGATCCGCATGAATTTTGATGGCGTGATTCCAGCCCTGAAAGCCAAGAAAATAGACGGCATCCTGTCCGGAATGACCATTACCAAAGAGCGCGAGAAGCAGGTTCTGTTTTCGGATGTGATGTACGCCAGCTCCACGCGGCTGATGGTACCGGCCAACAGTGAAGGGCTGGATACGACCGCCGAGTCGCTCAAGGGTAAAACGGTAGGGGTTGTTCAGGGCACCACGCAGGCCGCCTATGCCGACAAGCATTGGAAAGGCAAGGGCATCAATCTGGTTTCCTATCAGAATGACGATCTGGCCAAGCAGGATCTGGCACTGGGTCGTGTGGACGCCACGCTGCAGGACGCAGCGGCGGCCACGATCTTCTTCGATAGCCCTGACGGCAAGAACTTCAAGCTGGTAGGCGCGCCTGTGTCCGATGCAGAAGTCTTCGGCAATGGTAACGGCATCGGCCTGCGCAAGGAAGATACCGAGCTCAAGGGTAAAATCGACAAGGCGCTGGCTGATATGAAAAAGGACGGCGAATACGCAAAAATTCTGGAAGCTACAAGAAATACGGCATCAAGGAACACGAATAAGCGTGTCTGA
- a CDS encoding DUF2817 domain-containing protein produces MHKFPARFLILSETHVFLAFRPENSLMTPFDSADLPIFRLAPGQLTYSQLRASFLKAAHHRGARLHSYPHPLKGVENENLCTDVAIAGDPDAEKWMVVVSGTHGVEGYYGSICQTRFLLEQDISPSAGVGILFIHLINPWGTSWKRRVNEDNMDLNRNYVDFDQPLPANPGYEAVHDLFATDIRDAARRKARDVRWRQTVQEKGYAALMNIVEAGQYRHRDGLYYGGEKPSWSNITLHKILKDHLPAHAREIISFDLHTGAGQFGHPMLMAIAEQDYPGITRARSIYGPWLYTVITGANNASDTGISAAATGYTSAAMIKLFSDRKFTQLVVECGTYDSQSVGQPALLDDHFLHLHGDPASAEGKKIKQRLLDFFFPADPDWQALVQFRTRQILERAVRALRNEP; encoded by the coding sequence TTGCATAAATTTCCCGCTCGCTTCCTGATTTTGTCCGAAACCCATGTTTTTCTTGCCTTTCGGCCCGAGAATTCGCTCATGACACCCTTCGATTCCGCAGATTTGCCCATTTTCCGGCTCGCGCCCGGCCAACTGACCTACTCGCAGTTGCGCGCCTCGTTCCTGAAGGCTGCCCATCACCGCGGCGCTCGCCTGCATTCGTACCCGCATCCGCTCAAGGGCGTGGAAAACGAGAATCTGTGCACCGACGTGGCCATCGCCGGGGATCCCGATGCCGAAAAATGGATGGTGGTGGTGTCCGGCACACACGGCGTCGAGGGTTACTATGGCTCCATCTGCCAGACCCGCTTTCTGCTGGAACAGGATATCTCGCCGTCGGCGGGCGTGGGCATCCTGTTCATTCACCTGATCAATCCGTGGGGTACTTCCTGGAAGCGAAGGGTTAACGAAGACAATATGGATCTGAATCGCAATTATGTGGATTTTGACCAGCCCTTGCCAGCCAATCCGGGCTACGAAGCGGTTCATGACTTGTTTGCGACCGATATCCGTGACGCCGCCAGGCGTAAAGCGCGCGATGTGCGCTGGCGCCAGACCGTACAGGAAAAAGGCTATGCTGCGCTGATGAACATTGTGGAAGCCGGCCAATATCGCCACCGGGATGGTCTTTATTACGGCGGCGAAAAACCCAGCTGGTCCAATATCACGCTGCATAAAATCCTGAAAGACCATCTGCCGGCGCATGCCAGGGAAATCATCAGTTTCGATCTGCACACAGGCGCCGGGCAGTTCGGCCACCCCATGCTCATGGCCATTGCCGAACAGGACTACCCCGGCATCACGCGCGCCCGGTCCATATACGGACCATGGTTGTATACGGTGATTACCGGCGCCAACAATGCCAGCGATACCGGCATCTCGGCCGCCGCCACCGGTTACACGTCTGCGGCCATGATCAAGCTATTCAGTGACCGTAAATTTACCCAATTGGTTGTCGAATGCGGCACCTATGATAGCCAATCGGTGGGTCAGCCCGCTTTGCTGGACGATCATTTCCTGCACCTGCATGGCGACCCGGCCAGTGCCGAAGGCAAGAAGATAAAACAGCGCCTGCTGGACTTTTTCTTCCCCGCCGACCCCGACTGGCAGGCGCTGGTGCAATTCAGAACCCGCCAGATCCTGGAGCGCGCTGTTCGCGCGCTGCGCAACGAGCCGTAA
- a CDS encoding tripartite tricarboxylate transporter TctB family protein, whose product MQNKETPSPTGATPAGPEAAAPGARPWWLGIAVIVLGCICLYATTTLPATAQYAAIGPGMFVTIAGGGLLLLGILLLIQIARGERFEAQDAENAAGNLPMDKRAFFTALAATIVPALTMEALGLPITAMLSFMLVARAFGSKKTIIDLITGAILGSVCWFLFSRLGLQLGGFLPLAGF is encoded by the coding sequence TTGCAAAATAAGGAAACACCATCGCCGACAGGCGCAACACCGGCGGGGCCAGAAGCTGCGGCGCCTGGCGCCCGGCCCTGGTGGCTGGGTATTGCCGTCATAGTCCTGGGCTGTATCTGCCTGTATGCCACAACCACGTTGCCCGCGACGGCACAGTACGCGGCTATCGGCCCGGGCATGTTTGTTACCATTGCCGGCGGTGGCCTGCTGTTGCTGGGCATTTTGCTGTTGATTCAAATTGCCCGAGGCGAACGTTTCGAAGCACAGGATGCGGAAAATGCCGCGGGCAATCTGCCCATGGACAAGCGGGCTTTCTTTACCGCGCTTGCCGCCACCATCGTACCGGCACTCACCATGGAGGCACTGGGCCTGCCCATTACCGCCATGCTGTCGTTCATGCTGGTCGCGCGCGCTTTCGGTTCAAAAAAAACAATCATTGACCTGATCACCGGCGCCATTCTGGGCTCGGTGTGCTGGTTTCTTTTTTCGCGCCTGGGTCTGCAACTAGGCGGTTTTCTTCCCCTGGCAGGCTTCTGA
- a CDS encoding LysR family substrate-binding domain-containing protein, which yields MPTDAARLIYDDLKKGSFYLDQVSHKVQMARSGFSGNLNIGIVSSALFNILPTALRKLKAIAPQLHVTLLELSNEEQVRQIHEGNLDIALVHSPVNLEGRVHQLTVCREKLIAAIPESAVTYRKDSIRLAEIARHGLVLYPASQLPALHTDILNAFTGSGLTVSVNQYANRTLTVLACVAADLGVGLLPNWIRSIGFDGVRFCDVADDALPDLDLVALFTAKHQPIVRAMFGDLAGVAG from the coding sequence ATGCCAACAGACGCTGCCCGCCTGATTTATGACGATCTTAAAAAGGGCAGTTTTTATCTTGACCAGGTCAGCCACAAAGTGCAAATGGCCAGATCCGGCTTTAGCGGTAACTTGAATATCGGGATTGTGTCGTCCGCGCTTTTCAATATCCTGCCGACAGCGCTGCGAAAACTCAAGGCGATCGCACCACAGTTGCATGTAACGTTGCTGGAGCTCAGCAACGAGGAGCAAGTCAGGCAAATTCACGAAGGCAATCTGGATATTGCACTGGTGCACTCGCCGGTCAACCTGGAAGGGCGCGTTCATCAGTTGACCGTATGCCGCGAAAAGCTGATTGCTGCCATCCCCGAAAGCGCAGTCACTTACAGGAAGGACAGTATTCGGCTGGCGGAAATTGCCCGTCATGGATTGGTGCTTTATCCGGCCTCGCAATTGCCTGCGTTGCATACTGATATTCTCAACGCGTTTACTGGCTCGGGCCTCACAGTAAGTGTGAACCAATATGCAAACCGCACCCTGACCGTGCTCGCCTGTGTGGCTGCAGACCTGGGAGTCGGATTGTTGCCGAACTGGATTCGGTCTATCGGATTTGATGGTGTGCGATTTTGTGATGTGGCCGATGATGCACTGCCGGACCTGGATCTGGTGGCATTGTTCACGGCCAAGCATCAGCCTATTGTACGCGCCATGTTTGGTGATCTTGCTGGCGTAGCGGGCTAG
- a CDS encoding AmpG family muropeptide MFS transporter, with product MINLIRPYLSPRVYPLLLLGLASGLPLALTGGTLQAWATVENVPLTEIGFLTLVGAAYTFKFLWAPFIDRYVPPFLGRRRGWMALSQILLGLTICGMGLLDPSRSLFWLAALATLVAFLSATQDIAFDAYSADVLHHEERAAGAAIRTLGYRIGMVVSGGLAIWLAAVWMGWSGMYIFMGLLMFGAAVLTWLAPEPEAAGANVAPRTLYDAFTVPFQEFFSRKGAISILALIVLYKLGDAFAGALSTTFLIRGAGFSPEVVGSVNKILAVVATIVGALIGGGIMGKLGLYRSLMLFGLLQALSNLMYTVIALNPQNLPLMALGVGFENLCGGLGTAAFVALLMALCHVQFTASQFALLSALSAVGRVFVAGPLTPPIVEAYGWPAFFVFTFFIALPGLLVLWLMRSGIKALEKDPAPAPESGA from the coding sequence ATGATAAATCTGATCCGCCCGTACCTGAGCCCGCGAGTTTACCCGCTGTTGCTGCTGGGTCTGGCCAGCGGGCTGCCGCTGGCGCTGACCGGCGGGACACTGCAGGCCTGGGCTACGGTCGAGAACGTGCCGCTTACCGAAATTGGTTTTCTGACATTGGTGGGCGCAGCCTATACCTTCAAGTTTTTGTGGGCACCTTTTATTGACCGCTACGTGCCGCCCTTTTTGGGAAGGCGTCGCGGCTGGATGGCATTGTCGCAGATCCTACTGGGCCTGACCATTTGCGGCATGGGCCTGCTGGATCCGTCACGTTCGCTGTTCTGGCTGGCAGCGCTGGCCACGCTGGTGGCATTTCTGTCGGCAACCCAGGATATTGCCTTTGACGCCTACAGTGCAGATGTACTGCATCATGAGGAGCGCGCGGCGGGGGCGGCGATACGGACACTGGGTTATCGCATCGGCATGGTTGTGTCGGGCGGGTTGGCCATCTGGCTGGCTGCGGTCTGGATGGGCTGGAGCGGCATGTATATTTTCATGGGGCTGCTGATGTTTGGCGCTGCAGTGCTGACCTGGCTGGCGCCCGAGCCCGAGGCGGCAGGGGCCAACGTTGCGCCGCGTACCTTGTATGACGCGTTCACCGTCCCGTTCCAGGAATTTTTTTCGCGCAAGGGCGCCATTAGTATTCTGGCGCTGATTGTGCTGTACAAGCTGGGCGACGCCTTTGCAGGCGCGCTGTCGACGACGTTTTTGATTCGCGGCGCAGGGTTCTCGCCGGAAGTGGTCGGTAGCGTCAACAAAATTCTTGCGGTGGTGGCCACCATTGTTGGCGCCCTTATCGGCGGCGGTATCATGGGCAAACTGGGGCTGTACCGCTCCCTGATGCTTTTTGGTCTGCTGCAGGCGCTGTCCAATCTGATGTATACGGTGATCGCACTGAATCCGCAGAATCTGCCTTTGATGGCGCTGGGTGTCGGTTTCGAAAATCTCTGTGGCGGCCTGGGAACGGCTGCGTTTGTTGCCCTGTTGATGGCACTATGTCATGTGCAATTTACCGCCAGCCAGTTTGCGCTGTTGTCCGCCTTGTCGGCCGTTGGCCGCGTATTTGTCGCCGGGCCGCTGACCCCACCGATTGTAGAGGCCTATGGCTGGCCTGCTTTTTTTGTATTTACTTTCTTTATCGCATTGCCGGGGTTGCTGGTGCTGTGGCTTATGCGTAGCGGCATAAAGGCACTGGAAAAAGATCCGGCACCGGCGCCCGAGAGCGGCGCTTGA
- the metW gene encoding methionine biosynthesis protein MetW, translating to MTTKTEQKKVRADLLRIAGWIRDDSRVLDLGCGDGMLLAHLQSRRGVTAVGVEKEDAQVIACVNKGVRVIQQDLDDGLAMFDDRQFDTVVLSQTLQAVVNTEHILKEMGRVARYGVVSFPNFGHWTHGLSILTGRMPVTGQMPYEWYNTPNIHLCTLKDFEDLATRLGFRILERATFREETEISLMPSLRSTLAVYHFETDRKSAP from the coding sequence ATGACGACCAAGACAGAGCAAAAAAAAGTACGCGCCGATCTGCTGCGCATTGCCGGCTGGATTCGCGACGATTCCCGGGTGCTTGACCTGGGGTGCGGCGACGGTATGCTGCTTGCCCATCTGCAAAGCCGGCGCGGCGTGACGGCGGTCGGGGTGGAAAAGGAAGACGCCCAGGTCATCGCCTGCGTCAACAAAGGGGTGCGCGTTATTCAGCAGGACCTGGATGACGGGCTGGCCATGTTTGACGACCGGCAGTTCGATACAGTGGTGCTTTCCCAGACCTTGCAGGCGGTGGTCAACACCGAACATATTCTGAAGGAGATGGGACGCGTTGCGCGCTATGGCGTGGTGTCGTTTCCCAACTTCGGCCACTGGACGCATGGCTTGTCCATTCTGACCGGGCGTATGCCGGTTACCGGCCAGATGCCCTATGAGTGGTATAACACACCCAATATTCATTTATGTACGCTGAAAGATTTTGAAGACCTGGCCACACGCCTTGGATTCCGGATCCTGGAGCGCGCCACCTTCCGGGAAGAGACCGAAATTTCCCTGATGCCCAGTTTGCGCAGTACGTTGGCGGTTTATCATTTCGAGACCGATAGAAAGTCCGCGCCATGA
- the hisM gene encoding histidine ABC transporter permease HisM produces the protein MSEILERYWQAYLGFGIPMTGLAMTIWILLLSVLFGTVLAIPMAIWRSSSNRWVSVPVRVYTFVFRGTPLYVQLLLVYTGLFSLSVVRGTPMLATFFRDGFNCVILAFTINTCAYMTEVLAGAIRAIPHGEIEAAQAFGFSRFRLYTKIILPSAFRRALPFYSNEVILVLHSTSLAFTATVPELLKVARDVNSATFNSLPAFGIAAILYAVLAMVLVALFRKAESKWLGFLKPAAV, from the coding sequence GTGAGCGAAATTCTGGAGCGCTACTGGCAAGCCTACCTTGGTTTTGGCATTCCCATGACGGGGCTGGCCATGACCATATGGATATTGCTGCTGTCCGTGTTGTTTGGCACGGTGCTGGCCATTCCCATGGCGATCTGGCGCAGTTCGTCCAACCGCTGGGTCAGCGTGCCGGTGCGCGTGTACACCTTTGTGTTTCGCGGCACGCCGCTTTACGTGCAGTTGCTGCTGGTTTACACCGGCCTGTTCAGCCTGAGCGTAGTGCGTGGCACGCCAATGCTGGCCACGTTTTTCCGTGACGGTTTCAATTGTGTGATTCTTGCCTTTACCATCAACACCTGCGCGTACATGACAGAGGTGCTGGCGGGCGCAATTCGGGCCATTCCTCATGGCGAAATTGAAGCGGCGCAGGCTTTTGGCTTTTCCCGTTTCCGGTTGTACACGAAGATCATTTTGCCCTCTGCATTCCGGCGCGCCCTGCCGTTTTACAGCAACGAGGTTATTCTGGTTCTGCATTCGACCTCACTGGCGTTTACGGCAACGGTGCCCGAGCTTCTCAAGGTGGCGCGCGATGTCAATAGCGCCACGTTCAATTCCTTACCCGCCTTTGGCATTGCTGCCATCCTGTACGCCGTTCTGGCAATGGTTCTGGTTGCGCTGTTTCGCAAGGCAGAGAGCAAATGGCTCGGGTTTCTGAAACCCGCTGCTGTTTAA
- a CDS encoding ABC transporter permease: protein MLYGYGSQIWAGTLATCLLTLLTLVFSIIIGMIGALCKLSPNPLLRWTFTGYTTLIRSVPDLVIMLLVFYNLQELINAICTWAGWPQYQMDAFSAGVTTLSFIYGAYMTETFRGAIQSVPKGQLEAGYATGMAPLTVFRLILLPQLIRFALPGLNNNLQVIIKATALVSIIGLLDIVTVTQQAGRSTQQLFFFNLVAAAIYLCMTAVSLIVLSWLNRRYSAGVREVRL from the coding sequence ATGCTGTACGGTTATGGATCCCAGATATGGGCCGGTACACTCGCAACCTGTCTGCTGACCCTGTTAACGCTGGTTTTTTCGATCATCATCGGAATGATCGGGGCTTTGTGCAAGCTGTCTCCCAATCCTTTGCTGCGCTGGACCTTCACAGGGTATACGACATTAATCCGCAGTGTTCCCGACCTGGTGATCATGCTACTGGTTTTTTATAACCTGCAGGAACTCATCAACGCCATTTGTACCTGGGCCGGCTGGCCGCAATACCAGATGGATGCGTTTTCGGCAGGGGTGACAACGCTATCGTTTATCTATGGCGCCTATATGACAGAGACCTTTCGCGGAGCGATCCAGTCTGTGCCCAAAGGCCAGCTGGAAGCAGGCTACGCGACAGGCATGGCCCCCCTGACGGTGTTTCGCCTGATCCTGTTGCCACAATTGATCCGCTTTGCCTTACCCGGGCTGAACAATAATCTGCAGGTTATTATCAAGGCAACGGCCCTGGTTTCCATTATCGGTTTGCTCGATATTGTGACAGTCACGCAGCAGGCCGGACGCAGTACCCAGCAGCTGTTTTTCTTCAATCTGGTGGCCGCAGCCATTTATCTGTGCATGACGGCTGTCAGCCTGATCGTGTTGTCCTGGCTTAATCGACGCTATTCGGCCGGGGTGCGGGAGGTGAGGCTGTGA
- a CDS encoding aromatic ring-hydroxylating dioxygenase subunit alpha yields the protein MFLKNAWYVAEWSHDIVHELYPLQLLNEYLVFYRQQDGQVVALEDACPHRKLPLSMGRLIDDAVECGYHGLTFNGQGTCIFAPGAKIPRAATVKSFATTEKYGLVWVWMGDADKADASLIPQIAEYGHPDWGINQGDAMIVECNYLYMTDNLLDPSHVAWVHRSSFGNSACVNEPLTTTVTDSGVIVSRWMYDTEVAPFYAKFVKFTGNCDRKQHYEVRYPSHAIIKAIFTPAGTGGDNATIHPDVFLMDSYNFLTPVDEKTTRYFWFQLRNFSPNDADVSRQFAEGVRKAFEEDRIVLGAVQKGMDNRRTPFINLKLDGGPIKFRKGLEQLIKQEEAMASAEAMSTRPTVIPIQETAIAQPD from the coding sequence ATGTTTCTGAAGAATGCATGGTATGTCGCGGAATGGAGCCACGACATTGTCCATGAGCTTTATCCATTGCAATTGCTTAATGAATATCTGGTGTTCTATCGCCAGCAGGACGGCCAGGTCGTCGCCCTTGAAGACGCCTGCCCGCACCGCAAGCTACCCCTGTCTATGGGCCGGCTCATTGATGATGCCGTAGAATGCGGCTACCACGGACTTACCTTCAACGGCCAGGGCACCTGTATTTTCGCGCCGGGCGCCAAAATCCCGCGCGCGGCCACCGTCAAAAGTTTTGCCACCACTGAAAAATACGGTCTGGTCTGGGTCTGGATGGGCGACGCAGACAAGGCCGATGCATCCCTGATTCCGCAAATAGCAGAGTACGGTCATCCTGATTGGGGCATCAATCAGGGCGATGCCATGATCGTCGAATGCAATTACCTGTACATGACCGACAATCTGCTGGATCCTTCGCATGTGGCCTGGGTACACCGCAGCTCATTCGGCAACAGCGCCTGCGTGAACGAACCCTTGACCACAACGGTGACCGATAGCGGTGTCATCGTTTCGCGCTGGATGTACGACACCGAAGTGGCGCCTTTTTATGCGAAGTTTGTCAAGTTCACCGGCAACTGCGATCGCAAGCAGCATTACGAAGTGCGCTATCCGTCGCACGCCATTATCAAGGCCATCTTTACACCTGCCGGCACCGGCGGCGACAACGCGACAATCCATCCCGACGTATTTCTGATGGACTCCTATAATTTTCTGACGCCGGTCGACGAAAAGACTACACGCTACTTCTGGTTCCAGCTCAGAAACTTCAGTCCCAATGATGCAGACGTGTCGCGCCAGTTCGCCGAAGGCGTACGCAAAGCATTTGAAGAAGACCGGATCGTGCTGGGCGCTGTACAAAAGGGCATGGACAATCGCCGGACGCCATTCATCAATCTTAAACTGGATGGCGGGCCGATCAAATTCCGCAAGGGGTTGGAACAGCTGATCAAGCAGGAAGAGGCAATGGCATCCGCAGAAGCCATGAGCACCCGGCCGACTGTGATCCCCATACAGGAAACCGCCATTGCCCAGCCCGATTAA
- a CDS encoding tripartite tricarboxylate transporter substrate-binding protein produces the protein MKLSGILRSCIAATTFFAAAASAQVSVMLPANPGGGWDGTGRQAFSAMNKAGIYTGSVNFTNKGGAGGTIGLAEFQNGTSGKPDNLAVFGAITVGAITLNKSPVDLSKFKPVARLTAEYLVLAVRPDSPYKTLADFAKHSRKIRVAHR, from the coding sequence ATGAAACTATCAGGCATCCTGCGGTCGTGCATTGCGGCCACCACATTTTTTGCTGCAGCAGCCAGCGCACAGGTCAGCGTCATGCTGCCGGCCAACCCCGGCGGCGGCTGGGATGGAACGGGCCGGCAGGCCTTCTCGGCCATGAACAAGGCCGGCATTTATACCGGTAGCGTCAACTTCACCAACAAGGGCGGTGCCGGCGGCACCATCGGTCTGGCCGAGTTCCAGAATGGCACCAGCGGCAAACCGGATAATCTGGCGGTATTTGGCGCCATTACCGTGGGCGCAATCACGCTTAACAAATCACCGGTCGATCTGTCCAAGTTCAAACCGGTAGCACGCCTGACGGCAGAGTACCTGGTGCTTGCAGTACGCCCAGACTCTCCTTACAAAACGCTGGCTGATTTTGCCAAGCACTCAAGGAAAATCCGGGTGGCACACCGGTAG